Proteins from one Egibacteraceae bacterium genomic window:
- a CDS encoding ATP-grasp domain-containing protein produces the protein MKLHFVINRRVPDRPSPVLVEVFDRLRREGHQVEAAIPEECLVRPDLIRPEADLYVLKSHTEFAFSFAGALHAAGAELLNPYGSWVATQDKIVVSRYLKEAGIPTPRSWITSDLSLLASLVEDGPLIVKPHRGHRGAGIHIARTAEDLAAIEIGESPVIVQEHVTGPGEDLKVYVVGDDVYAVRKPFSPTSFSVPGRPCPVGEELAEISRRCGQVLGLGLYGLDVIESPDGPVVVDVNTFPGYKGVPDPAPAIASYILAFARGEVSLASPGGAAVPAAA, from the coding sequence GTGAAGCTGCACTTCGTCATCAACCGCCGGGTGCCCGACCGACCGAGTCCCGTGCTGGTCGAGGTGTTCGACCGGCTGCGACGGGAGGGCCACCAGGTCGAGGCCGCCATCCCCGAGGAGTGCCTGGTCCGACCGGACCTCATCCGGCCCGAGGCGGACCTGTACGTGCTCAAGTCGCACACCGAGTTTGCCTTCAGCTTCGCGGGCGCGCTCCACGCCGCCGGCGCCGAGCTGCTGAACCCCTACGGCTCCTGGGTGGCCACCCAGGACAAGATCGTGGTGTCCCGGTACCTCAAGGAGGCCGGCATCCCCACCCCCCGCAGCTGGATCACTTCGGACCTGTCTCTGCTGGCGTCGCTGGTTGAGGACGGGCCCCTCATCGTGAAGCCCCATCGCGGCCACCGCGGCGCCGGCATCCACATCGCCCGCACCGCCGAGGACCTGGCCGCCATCGAGATCGGCGAGTCGCCGGTCATCGTCCAGGAGCACGTGACCGGGCCGGGCGAGGACCTGAAGGTGTACGTGGTCGGTGACGACGTTTACGCCGTGCGGAAGCCCTTCTCGCCCACAAGCTTCTCGGTCCCGGGGCGGCCGTGCCCCGTCGGCGAAGAGCTCGCGGAGATCTCCCGACGGTGCGGCCAGGTGCTCGGCCTCGGCCTCTACGGGCTCGACGTCATCGAGTCACCGGACGGGCCCGTCGTCGTCGACGTCAACACCTTTCCCGGCTACAAGGGCGTGCCCGATCCGGCGCCCGCCATCGCCTCCTACATCCTCGCCTTCGCGCGGGGCGAGGTCTCCCTCGCCTCCCCCGGCGGGGCGGCGGTGCCAGCCGCGGCGTGA
- a CDS encoding response regulator, whose protein sequence is MLLIEDEPRIASFLAKGLTKIGWDVVVAEDGAVGLFLATTDSFDAVVLDLGLPDTDGISVLTAIRAEERETPVVVLTGQDDPGSRRACAEAGAAGLLTKPFTFADLRAELTRHVQAARG, encoded by the coding sequence GTGCTGCTGATCGAGGACGAACCTCGCATCGCATCCTTCCTCGCCAAAGGCCTTACCAAGATCGGCTGGGACGTGGTGGTCGCCGAGGACGGCGCAGTCGGCCTGTTCCTGGCCACCACCGACTCGTTCGACGCGGTGGTGCTGGACCTCGGGCTCCCCGACACCGATGGCATCAGCGTGCTCACCGCCATCCGCGCCGAGGAGCGGGAGACCCCCGTCGTCGTGCTCACGGGCCAGGACGACCCGGGCTCGCGGCGGGCGTGTGCCGAAGCCGGCGCAGCCGGGCTGCTGACCAAGCCGTTCACCTTCGCCGACCTGCGGGCCGAGCTGACCCGGCACGTGCAGGCTGCTCGCGGCTGA
- a CDS encoding response regulator, with protein MTALLVVEDEDRIASFLVKGLRARGFAPTRAATGSEALALAEEQPFDLVLLDLGLPDMDGLEVLRRMRERSLTVPVIAVTARDSVRDKTRAFETGADDYLTKPFEFDELVLRIRARLKDER; from the coding sequence GTGACGGCGCTGCTCGTGGTCGAAGACGAGGACCGGATCGCGTCGTTCCTGGTCAAGGGCCTGCGGGCTCGCGGGTTCGCGCCCACGCGAGCGGCGACAGGATCGGAAGCGCTCGCACTCGCGGAGGAGCAGCCCTTCGACCTGGTGCTGCTGGACCTCGGCCTGCCGGACATGGACGGCCTCGAAGTGCTCCGCCGGATGCGCGAGCGCAGCCTCACCGTCCCGGTGATCGCCGTCACCGCCCGCGACAGCGTGCGCGACAAGACCCGAGCGTTCGAGACCGGCGCCGACGACTATCTCACCAAGCCCTTCGAGTTCGACGAGCTTGTGCTCCGCATCCGCGCCCGACTGAAGGACGAACGGTGA